The Vespa velutina chromosome 25, iVesVel2.1, whole genome shotgun sequence genome has a segment encoding these proteins:
- the LOC124957283 gene encoding beta-alanine-activating enzyme isoform X5: protein MASTMCMISKRIKNDVDRLLDIIFYNDVTILQSTPSLFLHRWSTERLSNTILGKDSPLRIILLGGEPFPKIDLLIAIKHFDNRTQFFNIYGITEVSCWASINKIMWTDEEIESSYLGTILSETIFQVRNEDNSIVSNGDGHLYIGNNFVILYITLIILSLFCIKFIFILNPGSNSRLCLIDNEVLQNIKRPVFRNTGDIVHIDNNGRMFYKGRQNDIIKRYGNKLNLLRLNETIKKLNFVRNCYSWWDPMRHKLHLCIHAITNGIAICELKKDVISHLEKLPDIYKPDKIHFIKNIELTENGKISIKFLEKICTGDRIIISSNRRDTIEENFESVWNNYLNFKTDGFIKLGGTSIMALQISTEICELLNAQFPNLIGMLLKDATFEECLTYLRNILSFNKRNEIDVSTNYTPIHTYVTMDKIFSNDTYKINEENICLWQRCKGRTYTHLSFNERTLKSDKKTISNIRIKNTFDLLKCVDASPTIFRYNKETFVTVGSHSGIICTVELKPDDNSVVYKIQLPNRIESSVVVLDNFKGIVGCYDGHIYCFHLKTGDIIWKYQTKDIIKCTAILSESKDKLFIGSYDNNVYCLSTENGAKIWSVKGSDGSISASGCLHSQTESVLFGTLDGSCIGINQSKGNIFWRHKLMNPIFVSPIILNNGYVIFSTVGGTLICFDIQADTKLWTYQINGNIFAYPINQYDPIKNCENIIIGSLGKCIYYLELNPTIEKAGPILKYIKNVLSPIYATPWCEDGNICIACTDGTLYVCKLSQGDVLTSIKLDGEIFSSPVLANGLITVGCRDNKLYILEQCDTNRMNE from the exons atgg CTAGTACAATGTGCATGATAtcaaaaaggattaaaaatgaTGTTGATAg ACTTttggatataatattttacaatgatGTAACCATATTACAAAGCACTCCATCGCTATTTCTTCATAGATGGTCAACCGAACGTCTTTCCAATACAATTCTTGGAAAAGATAGTCCATTGAGAATTATACTTTTAGGGGGTGAACCATTTCCCAAGATAGATCTACTTATTGCAATTAAACACTTTGATAATAGAactcaattttttaatatatacggtATAACCGAGGTATCATGTTGGGCTAGTATTAATAAGATTATGTGGACAGATGAAGAAATAGAATCATCTTATCTCGGTACGATCTTATCCGAAACTATATTTCAAGTtagaaatgaagataatagTATAGTGTCAAATGGAGATGGTCATCTTTACATTGGTaacaattttgtaattttatatataactttaattatattatctttattttgtataaaatttatatttattttaaatccaGGAAGCAATAGTAGATTATGTCTCATTGATAATGAAGTtttgcaaaatataaaaagaccTGTATTTCGTAATACTGGTGACATTGTACAt atcgataataatggacgaatgttttataaaggaagacaaaatgatataataaaacgatatggaaacaaattaaatttattaagacTGAATGAAactattaagaaattaaattttgtacgCAATTGTTATTCTTGGTGGGATCCAATGAGACATAAATTACATTTGTGTATACATGCCATAACAAATGGAATTGCTATatgtgaattaaaaaaagatgtaatatcgcatttagaaaaattaccTGACATTTATAAACCTGATAAAATTcactttatcaaaaatattgaacTTACAGAGAATGGAaagatttctattaaattcttaGAGAAAATATGTACCGGAGATAGGATTATTATATCGAGTAATCGTCGTGATACAATCGAAGAGAATTTTGAAAGCGTAtggaataattatttgaattttaaaactgatggatttataaaattaggCGGAACTTCTATTATGGCACTACAAATTTCAACGGAGATATGTGAACTTTTAAATGCACAATTTCCAAATTTAATTGGGATGTTACTTAAAGATGCTACATTCGAGGAATGTCTAACAtatcttagaaatattttatcgtttaataaacGTAATGAAATTGACGTTTCAACAAATTACACGcctatacatacgtatgtaactatggataaaatattttcaaatgacacgtataaaataaatgaagagaaTATATGTTTATGGCAAAGATGTAAAGGAAGAACGTACAcacatttatcatttaatgaaCGAACATTAAAGtctgataaaaaaacaatatctaatattcgtattaaaaatacatttgatTTACTTAAATGTGTTGATGCATCACCAACTATATTTCGTTATAA CAAAGAAACATTTGTCACGGTTGGTTCTCATTCGGGTATAATATGCACCGTTGAACTTAAACCTGATGATAATAGcgttgtatataaaattcaacTTCCAAATAGAATTGAATCTTCTGTTGTAGttttagataattttaaagGTATTGTTG GATGTTACGATGgtcatatttattgttttcatttaaaGACAGGCGATATTATTTGGAAATATCaaacaaaagatataataaaatgtacagCTATATTGTCTGAATCAAAAGATAAGTTATTCATTGGAtcttatgataataatgtctACTGCCTTTCTACTGAA aatggAGCAAAAATTTGGAGCGTGAAAGGCAGCGATGGAAGTATTTCAGCAAGCGGATGTTTACATTCGCAAACAGAATCAGTATTATTTGGAACTTTGGATGGTTCTTGCATAggaataaatcaatcaaagggaaatattttttggaggcataaattaatgaatccaATATTTGTATCCCctattatccttaataatggatatgtaattttttctacCGTAGGAGGTACATTAATCTGTTTCGATATACAAGCCGATACAAAG TTATGGACATATCAAATAAATGGCAATATATTTGCCTATCCAATAAATCAATATGATCCaataaaaaattgtgaaaatattattataggatCTTTAGgaaagtgtatatattatttggaaTTAAATCCAACGATAGAAAAGGCAGGaccaattttaaaatatattaagaatgTACTCTCACCAATTTATGCCACTCCTTGGTGCGAAGATggtaatatatgtattgctTGTACAGATGGTACATTATATGTCTGTAAACTTTCCCAAGGAGATGTATTAACTAGTATAAAACTTGATGGTGAAATTTTTTCATCGCCAGTTTTAGCAAATGGATTAATCACAGTTGGATGTAGAGATAATAAGCTCTATATTTTAGAGCAATGCGATACTaatagaatgaatgaatga
- the LOC124957283 gene encoding beta-alanine-activating enzyme isoform X2: MEINKRQKLCHNVNDKLKSLIDIIDWNYLNNIAIEYHDLNKIHTIKYSELNEARNKIVSMLKFIENFEFIGIGIDVPEYCIPALILGIITKGFGFVNLPSDVTVYNKFLSTLYIKYIFLWHPIDNTEIICKFELHGVHLYLLKMKLAQEQYIKNIESGYAYAIATSGSTGEEKICKVFHSCIVPNIIDLKLILSITKSDKIVQLTNFTFDPSIIEIFLTFHSASTMCMISKRIKNDVDRLLDIIFYNDVTILQSTPSLFLHRWSTERLSNTILGKDSPLRIILLGGEPFPKIDLLIAIKHFDNRTQFFNIYGITEVSCWASINKIMWTDEEIESSYLGTILSETIFQVRNEDNSIVSNGDGHLYIGSNSRLCLIDNEVLQNIKRPVFRNTGDIVHIDNNGRMFYKGRQNDIIKRYGNKLNLLRLNETIKKLNFVRNCYSWWDPMRHKLHLCIHAITNGIAICELKKDVISHLEKLPDIYKPDKIHFIKNIELTENGKISIKFLEKICTGDRIIISSNRRDTIEENFESVWNNYLNFKTDGFIKLGGTSIMALQISTEICELLNAQFPNLIGMLLKDATFEECLTYLRNILSFNKRNEIDVSTNYTPIHTYVTMDKIFSNDTYKINEENICLWQRCKGRTYTHLSFNERTLKSDKKTISNIRIKNTFDLLKCVDASPTIFRYNKETFVTVGSHSGIICTVELKPDDNSVVYKIQLPNRIESSVVVLDNFKGIVGCYDGHIYCFHLKTGDIIWKYQTKDIIKCTAILSESKDKLFIGSYDNNVYCLSTENGAKIWSVKGSDGSISASGCLHSQTESVLFGTLDGSCIGINQSKGNIFWRHKLMNPIFVSPIILNNGYVIFSTVGGTLICFDIQADTKLWTYQINGNIFAYPINQYDPIKNCENIIIGSLGKCIYYLELNPTIEKAGPILKYIKNVLSPIYATPWCEDGNICIACTDGTLYVCKLSQGDVLTSIKLDGEIFSSPVLANGLITVGCRDNKLYILEQCDTNRMNE; the protein is encoded by the exons atgg aaataaataaaaggcaAAAGTTATGTCATAATGTAAATgacaaattaaaatcattaattgaCATAATTGATtggaattatttgaataatatagCAATAGAATAtcatgatttaaataaaattcatacgaTTAAATATTCGGAACTTAATGAAGCAAGGAATAAAATTGTCTCTATGTTAaagtttatagaaaattttgaatttattggTATTGGCATTGATGTTCCAGAATATTGTATACCTGCATTAATACTAGg aaTAATTACTAAAGGTTTTGGCTTTGTTAATTTACCTTCAGACGTTAcagtatataacaaatttttatctaccttgtatataaaatatatttttctatggcATCCCATAGATAATACAGAAATTATTTGCAAATTCGAGTTACACGGTGTACATttgtatcttttaaaaatgaaactaGCTCAggaacaatatataaaaaatattgaaagtggTTATGCTTATGCCATTGCAACATCAGGATCAACtggggaagaaaaaatttgtaaagtgTTTCATTCCTGTATAGTACCCAAcataatagatttaaaattaattctatctATCACAAAGTCTGACAAAATTGTACAATTGacaaattttacatttgatcctagtataatagaaatatttttaacttttcattCAGCTAGTACAATGTGCATGATAtcaaaaaggattaaaaatgaTGTTGATAg ACTTttggatataatattttacaatgatGTAACCATATTACAAAGCACTCCATCGCTATTTCTTCATAGATGGTCAACCGAACGTCTTTCCAATACAATTCTTGGAAAAGATAGTCCATTGAGAATTATACTTTTAGGGGGTGAACCATTTCCCAAGATAGATCTACTTATTGCAATTAAACACTTTGATAATAGAactcaattttttaatatatacggtATAACCGAGGTATCATGTTGGGCTAGTATTAATAAGATTATGTGGACAGATGAAGAAATAGAATCATCTTATCTCGGTACGATCTTATCCGAAACTATATTTCAAGTtagaaatgaagataatagTATAGTGTCAAATGGAGATGGTCATCTTTACATTG GAAGCAATAGTAGATTATGTCTCATTGATAATGAAGTtttgcaaaatataaaaagaccTGTATTTCGTAATACTGGTGACATTGTACAt atcgataataatggacgaatgttttataaaggaagacaaaatgatataataaaacgatatggaaacaaattaaatttattaagacTGAATGAAactattaagaaattaaattttgtacgCAATTGTTATTCTTGGTGGGATCCAATGAGACATAAATTACATTTGTGTATACATGCCATAACAAATGGAATTGCTATatgtgaattaaaaaaagatgtaatatcgcatttagaaaaattaccTGACATTTATAAACCTGATAAAATTcactttatcaaaaatattgaacTTACAGAGAATGGAaagatttctattaaattcttaGAGAAAATATGTACCGGAGATAGGATTATTATATCGAGTAATCGTCGTGATACAATCGAAGAGAATTTTGAAAGCGTAtggaataattatttgaattttaaaactgatggatttataaaattaggCGGAACTTCTATTATGGCACTACAAATTTCAACGGAGATATGTGAACTTTTAAATGCACAATTTCCAAATTTAATTGGGATGTTACTTAAAGATGCTACATTCGAGGAATGTCTAACAtatcttagaaatattttatcgtttaataaacGTAATGAAATTGACGTTTCAACAAATTACACGcctatacatacgtatgtaactatggataaaatattttcaaatgacacgtataaaataaatgaagagaaTATATGTTTATGGCAAAGATGTAAAGGAAGAACGTACAcacatttatcatttaatgaaCGAACATTAAAGtctgataaaaaaacaatatctaatattcgtattaaaaatacatttgatTTACTTAAATGTGTTGATGCATCACCAACTATATTTCGTTATAA CAAAGAAACATTTGTCACGGTTGGTTCTCATTCGGGTATAATATGCACCGTTGAACTTAAACCTGATGATAATAGcgttgtatataaaattcaacTTCCAAATAGAATTGAATCTTCTGTTGTAGttttagataattttaaagGTATTGTTG GATGTTACGATGgtcatatttattgttttcatttaaaGACAGGCGATATTATTTGGAAATATCaaacaaaagatataataaaatgtacagCTATATTGTCTGAATCAAAAGATAAGTTATTCATTGGAtcttatgataataatgtctACTGCCTTTCTACTGAA aatggAGCAAAAATTTGGAGCGTGAAAGGCAGCGATGGAAGTATTTCAGCAAGCGGATGTTTACATTCGCAAACAGAATCAGTATTATTTGGAACTTTGGATGGTTCTTGCATAggaataaatcaatcaaagggaaatattttttggaggcataaattaatgaatccaATATTTGTATCCCctattatccttaataatggatatgtaattttttctacCGTAGGAGGTACATTAATCTGTTTCGATATACAAGCCGATACAAAG TTATGGACATATCAAATAAATGGCAATATATTTGCCTATCCAATAAATCAATATGATCCaataaaaaattgtgaaaatattattataggatCTTTAGgaaagtgtatatattatttggaaTTAAATCCAACGATAGAAAAGGCAGGaccaattttaaaatatattaagaatgTACTCTCACCAATTTATGCCACTCCTTGGTGCGAAGATggtaatatatgtattgctTGTACAGATGGTACATTATATGTCTGTAAACTTTCCCAAGGAGATGTATTAACTAGTATAAAACTTGATGGTGAAATTTTTTCATCGCCAGTTTTAGCAAATGGATTAATCACAGTTGGATGTAGAGATAATAAGCTCTATATTTTAGAGCAATGCGATACTaatagaatgaatgaatga
- the LOC124957283 gene encoding beta-alanine-activating enzyme isoform X1, producing the protein MEINKRQKLCHNVNDKLKSLIDIIDWNYLNNIAIEYHDLNKIHTIKYSELNEARNKIVSMLKFIENFEFIGIGIDVPEYCIPALILGIITKGFGFVNLPSDVTVYNKFLSTLYIKYIFLWHPIDNTEIICKFELHGVHLYLLKMKLAQEQYIKNIESGYAYAIATSGSTGEEKICKVFHSCIVPNIIDLKLILSITKSDKIVQLTNFTFDPSIIEIFLTFHSASTMCMISKRIKNDVDRLLDIIFYNDVTILQSTPSLFLHRWSTERLSNTILGKDSPLRIILLGGEPFPKIDLLIAIKHFDNRTQFFNIYGITEVSCWASINKIMWTDEEIESSYLGTILSETIFQVRNEDNSIVSNGDGHLYIGNNFVILYITLIILSLFCIKFIFILNPGSNSRLCLIDNEVLQNIKRPVFRNTGDIVHIDNNGRMFYKGRQNDIIKRYGNKLNLLRLNETIKKLNFVRNCYSWWDPMRHKLHLCIHAITNGIAICELKKDVISHLEKLPDIYKPDKIHFIKNIELTENGKISIKFLEKICTGDRIIISSNRRDTIEENFESVWNNYLNFKTDGFIKLGGTSIMALQISTEICELLNAQFPNLIGMLLKDATFEECLTYLRNILSFNKRNEIDVSTNYTPIHTYVTMDKIFSNDTYKINEENICLWQRCKGRTYTHLSFNERTLKSDKKTISNIRIKNTFDLLKCVDASPTIFRYNKETFVTVGSHSGIICTVELKPDDNSVVYKIQLPNRIESSVVVLDNFKGIVGCYDGHIYCFHLKTGDIIWKYQTKDIIKCTAILSESKDKLFIGSYDNNVYCLSTENGAKIWSVKGSDGSISASGCLHSQTESVLFGTLDGSCIGINQSKGNIFWRHKLMNPIFVSPIILNNGYVIFSTVGGTLICFDIQADTKLWTYQINGNIFAYPINQYDPIKNCENIIIGSLGKCIYYLELNPTIEKAGPILKYIKNVLSPIYATPWCEDGNICIACTDGTLYVCKLSQGDVLTSIKLDGEIFSSPVLANGLITVGCRDNKLYILEQCDTNRMNE; encoded by the exons atgg aaataaataaaaggcaAAAGTTATGTCATAATGTAAATgacaaattaaaatcattaattgaCATAATTGATtggaattatttgaataatatagCAATAGAATAtcatgatttaaataaaattcatacgaTTAAATATTCGGAACTTAATGAAGCAAGGAATAAAATTGTCTCTATGTTAaagtttatagaaaattttgaatttattggTATTGGCATTGATGTTCCAGAATATTGTATACCTGCATTAATACTAGg aaTAATTACTAAAGGTTTTGGCTTTGTTAATTTACCTTCAGACGTTAcagtatataacaaatttttatctaccttgtatataaaatatatttttctatggcATCCCATAGATAATACAGAAATTATTTGCAAATTCGAGTTACACGGTGTACATttgtatcttttaaaaatgaaactaGCTCAggaacaatatataaaaaatattgaaagtggTTATGCTTATGCCATTGCAACATCAGGATCAACtggggaagaaaaaatttgtaaagtgTTTCATTCCTGTATAGTACCCAAcataatagatttaaaattaattctatctATCACAAAGTCTGACAAAATTGTACAATTGacaaattttacatttgatcctagtataatagaaatatttttaacttttcattCAGCTAGTACAATGTGCATGATAtcaaaaaggattaaaaatgaTGTTGATAg ACTTttggatataatattttacaatgatGTAACCATATTACAAAGCACTCCATCGCTATTTCTTCATAGATGGTCAACCGAACGTCTTTCCAATACAATTCTTGGAAAAGATAGTCCATTGAGAATTATACTTTTAGGGGGTGAACCATTTCCCAAGATAGATCTACTTATTGCAATTAAACACTTTGATAATAGAactcaattttttaatatatacggtATAACCGAGGTATCATGTTGGGCTAGTATTAATAAGATTATGTGGACAGATGAAGAAATAGAATCATCTTATCTCGGTACGATCTTATCCGAAACTATATTTCAAGTtagaaatgaagataatagTATAGTGTCAAATGGAGATGGTCATCTTTACATTGGTaacaattttgtaattttatatataactttaattatattatctttattttgtataaaatttatatttattttaaatccaGGAAGCAATAGTAGATTATGTCTCATTGATAATGAAGTtttgcaaaatataaaaagaccTGTATTTCGTAATACTGGTGACATTGTACAt atcgataataatggacgaatgttttataaaggaagacaaaatgatataataaaacgatatggaaacaaattaaatttattaagacTGAATGAAactattaagaaattaaattttgtacgCAATTGTTATTCTTGGTGGGATCCAATGAGACATAAATTACATTTGTGTATACATGCCATAACAAATGGAATTGCTATatgtgaattaaaaaaagatgtaatatcgcatttagaaaaattaccTGACATTTATAAACCTGATAAAATTcactttatcaaaaatattgaacTTACAGAGAATGGAaagatttctattaaattcttaGAGAAAATATGTACCGGAGATAGGATTATTATATCGAGTAATCGTCGTGATACAATCGAAGAGAATTTTGAAAGCGTAtggaataattatttgaattttaaaactgatggatttataaaattaggCGGAACTTCTATTATGGCACTACAAATTTCAACGGAGATATGTGAACTTTTAAATGCACAATTTCCAAATTTAATTGGGATGTTACTTAAAGATGCTACATTCGAGGAATGTCTAACAtatcttagaaatattttatcgtttaataaacGTAATGAAATTGACGTTTCAACAAATTACACGcctatacatacgtatgtaactatggataaaatattttcaaatgacacgtataaaataaatgaagagaaTATATGTTTATGGCAAAGATGTAAAGGAAGAACGTACAcacatttatcatttaatgaaCGAACATTAAAGtctgataaaaaaacaatatctaatattcgtattaaaaatacatttgatTTACTTAAATGTGTTGATGCATCACCAACTATATTTCGTTATAA CAAAGAAACATTTGTCACGGTTGGTTCTCATTCGGGTATAATATGCACCGTTGAACTTAAACCTGATGATAATAGcgttgtatataaaattcaacTTCCAAATAGAATTGAATCTTCTGTTGTAGttttagataattttaaagGTATTGTTG GATGTTACGATGgtcatatttattgttttcatttaaaGACAGGCGATATTATTTGGAAATATCaaacaaaagatataataaaatgtacagCTATATTGTCTGAATCAAAAGATAAGTTATTCATTGGAtcttatgataataatgtctACTGCCTTTCTACTGAA aatggAGCAAAAATTTGGAGCGTGAAAGGCAGCGATGGAAGTATTTCAGCAAGCGGATGTTTACATTCGCAAACAGAATCAGTATTATTTGGAACTTTGGATGGTTCTTGCATAggaataaatcaatcaaagggaaatattttttggaggcataaattaatgaatccaATATTTGTATCCCctattatccttaataatggatatgtaattttttctacCGTAGGAGGTACATTAATCTGTTTCGATATACAAGCCGATACAAAG TTATGGACATATCAAATAAATGGCAATATATTTGCCTATCCAATAAATCAATATGATCCaataaaaaattgtgaaaatattattataggatCTTTAGgaaagtgtatatattatttggaaTTAAATCCAACGATAGAAAAGGCAGGaccaattttaaaatatattaagaatgTACTCTCACCAATTTATGCCACTCCTTGGTGCGAAGATggtaatatatgtattgctTGTACAGATGGTACATTATATGTCTGTAAACTTTCCCAAGGAGATGTATTAACTAGTATAAAACTTGATGGTGAAATTTTTTCATCGCCAGTTTTAGCAAATGGATTAATCACAGTTGGATGTAGAGATAATAAGCTCTATATTTTAGAGCAATGCGATACTaatagaatgaatgaatga